From the genome of Apodemus sylvaticus chromosome 3, mApoSyl1.1, whole genome shotgun sequence, one region includes:
- the Rab42 gene encoding ras-related protein Rab-42, with the protein MEAADCSYQFRIALLGDAAVGKTSLLRCYVAGARGAAEPDPEPTVGVEFYSRALQLPAGLRVKLQLWDTAGQERFRCITRSFYRNMVGVLLVFDVTNRESFEHIQAWHQEVVSTQGPDKVVFLLVGHKCDLSTRCVSTQEAEELAASLGMAFMETSAKSNCNVDLAFDTVTSAIDQALQQGDIKLEGDRAGVRLLHRSPNPRSPSRKQDPGPCQC; encoded by the exons ATGGAGGCGGCGGACTGCAGCTACCAGTTTCGGATCGCGCTGCTCGGGGACGCGGCGGTGGGCAAGACGTCCTTGCTGCGGTGCTACGTGGCGGGCGCGCGGGGAGCGGCGGAGCCGGATCCCGAACCCACTGTAGGGGTGGAGTTCTACAGTCGCGCGCTGCAGCTGCCCGCTGGACTGCGGGTTAAGCTGCAGCTCTGGGATACCGCAGGCCAAGAGCGCTTCAG GTGCATCACCAGATCCTTCTACCGGAACATGGTGGGCGTTCTGTTGGTCTTTGATGTGACGAACAGAGAATCCTTTGAACACATCCAAGCTTGGCACCAGGAGGTCGTATCCACTCAGGGCCCCGACAAGGTGGTCTTCTTACTGGTTGGTCACAAGTGTGACCTGAGCACCCGATGCGTctccactcaggaggcagaagaactTGCTGCTTCCCTGGGCATGGCTTTCATGGAGACCTCAGCCAAAAGTAACTGCAATGTGGACCTGGCCTTTGACACTGTCACCAGCGCCATCGACCAGGCTCTGCAGCAGGGAGACATCAAGCTGGAAGGGGACCGGGCAGGTGTCCGGCTCCTCCATAGATCCCCAAACCCTAGATCCCCCAGCCGGAAGCAGGACCCAGGCCCATGCCAATGCTGA
- the Trnau1ap gene encoding tRNA selenocysteine 1-associated protein 1 isoform X3, which translates to MAASLWMGDLESYMDENFISRAFATMGETVMSVKIIRNRLTGIPAGYCFVEFADLATAEKCLHKINGKPLPGATPAKRFKLNYATYGKQPDNRGYGFVKFTDELEQKRALTECQGAVGLGCKPVRLSVAIPKASRVKPVEYSQMYSYSYNQYYQQYQNYYAQWGYDQNTGSYSYSYPQYGYTQSTMQTYEEVGDDALEDPAPQLDVTEANKEFMEQSEELYDALMDCHWQPLDTVSSEIPAVM; encoded by the exons ATGGCCGCCAGCCTATGGATGGGAGAC CTGGAATCCTACATGGATGAGAACTTCATCTCTAGAGCCTTTGCCACCATGGGAGAGACCGTGATGAGCGTCAAAATTATCCGAAACCGCCTCACTGG AATCCCAGCTGGCTACTGCTTTGTGGAATTCGCAGATTTGGCCACTGCCGAGAAGTGTTTACATAAAATTAATGGGAAACCCCTCCCGGGAGCCACACCT gcAAAACGTTTTAAACTGAATTATGCCACTTATGGGAAACAACCAGACAATAG gggCTATGGTTTTGTGAAATTCACAGATGAGTTGGAACAGAAGCGAGCCTTGACGGAGTGCCAGGGAGCAGTGGGACTGGGGTGTAAACCTGTGCGGCTGAGTGTGGCCATCCCTAAAGC GAGCCGTGTGAAGCCAGTTGAGTACAGCCAGATGTACAGTTACAGCTACAACCAGTATTACCAGCAGTACCAGAACTACTATGCCCAGTGGGGCTATGACCAGAACACAGgcagctacagctacagctacCCCCAGTATGGCTACACCCAGAGCACCATGCAG ACATATGAAGAGGTTGGGGATGATGCTCTGGAAG ACCCAGCTCCACAGCTAGATGTCACTGAAGCCAACAAGGAGTTCATGGAACAGAGCGAGGAACTGTACGATGCACTGATGGATTGTCACTGGCAACCCCTGGACACAGTGTCATCAGAGATCCCAGCTGTGATGTAG
- the Trnau1ap gene encoding tRNA selenocysteine 1-associated protein 1 isoform X2 — MAASLWMGDLESYMDENFISRAFATMGETVMSVKIIRNRLTGIPAGYCFVEFADLATAEKCLHKINGKPLPGATPAKRFKLNYATYGKQPDNSPEYSLFVGDLTPDVDDGMLYEFFVKVYPSCRGGKVVLDQTGVSKSRVKPVEYSQMYSYSYNQYYQQYQNYYAQWGYDQNTGSYSYSYPQYGYTQSTMQTYEEVGDDALEDPAPQLDVTEANKEFMEQSEELYDALMDCHWQPLDTVSSEIPAVM, encoded by the exons ATGGCCGCCAGCCTATGGATGGGAGAC CTGGAATCCTACATGGATGAGAACTTCATCTCTAGAGCCTTTGCCACCATGGGAGAGACCGTGATGAGCGTCAAAATTATCCGAAACCGCCTCACTGG AATCCCAGCTGGCTACTGCTTTGTGGAATTCGCAGATTTGGCCACTGCCGAGAAGTGTTTACATAAAATTAATGGGAAACCCCTCCCGGGAGCCACACCT gcAAAACGTTTTAAACTGAATTATGCCACTTATGGGAAACAACCAGACAATAG cCCTGAGTACTCCCTGTTTGTGGGGGACCTGACCCCAGACGTGGACGATGGCATGCTGTATGAGTTCTTTGTCAAAGTCTACCCCTCCTGCCGGGGAGGCAAGGTGGTTTTGGACCAGACAGGCGTGTCTAA GAGCCGTGTGAAGCCAGTTGAGTACAGCCAGATGTACAGTTACAGCTACAACCAGTATTACCAGCAGTACCAGAACTACTATGCCCAGTGGGGCTATGACCAGAACACAGgcagctacagctacagctacCCCCAGTATGGCTACACCCAGAGCACCATGCAG ACATATGAAGAGGTTGGGGATGATGCTCTGGAAG ACCCAGCTCCACAGCTAGATGTCACTGAAGCCAACAAGGAGTTCATGGAACAGAGCGAGGAACTGTACGATGCACTGATGGATTGTCACTGGCAACCCCTGGACACAGTGTCATCAGAGATCCCAGCTGTGATGTAG
- the Trnau1ap gene encoding tRNA selenocysteine 1-associated protein 1 isoform X1, which produces MAASLWMGDLESYMDENFISRAFATMGETVMSVKIIRNRLTGIPAGYCFVEFADLATAEKCLHKINGKPLPGATPAKRFKLNYATYGKQPDNSPEYSLFVGDLTPDVDDGMLYEFFVKVYPSCRGGKVVLDQTGVSKGYGFVKFTDELEQKRALTECQGAVGLGCKPVRLSVAIPKASRVKPVEYSQMYSYSYNQYYQQYQNYYAQWGYDQNTGSYSYSYPQYGYTQSTMQTYEEVGDDALEDPAPQLDVTEANKEFMEQSEELYDALMDCHWQPLDTVSSEIPAVM; this is translated from the exons ATGGCCGCCAGCCTATGGATGGGAGAC CTGGAATCCTACATGGATGAGAACTTCATCTCTAGAGCCTTTGCCACCATGGGAGAGACCGTGATGAGCGTCAAAATTATCCGAAACCGCCTCACTGG AATCCCAGCTGGCTACTGCTTTGTGGAATTCGCAGATTTGGCCACTGCCGAGAAGTGTTTACATAAAATTAATGGGAAACCCCTCCCGGGAGCCACACCT gcAAAACGTTTTAAACTGAATTATGCCACTTATGGGAAACAACCAGACAATAG cCCTGAGTACTCCCTGTTTGTGGGGGACCTGACCCCAGACGTGGACGATGGCATGCTGTATGAGTTCTTTGTCAAAGTCTACCCCTCCTGCCGGGGAGGCAAGGTGGTTTTGGACCAGACAGGCGTGTCTAA gggCTATGGTTTTGTGAAATTCACAGATGAGTTGGAACAGAAGCGAGCCTTGACGGAGTGCCAGGGAGCAGTGGGACTGGGGTGTAAACCTGTGCGGCTGAGTGTGGCCATCCCTAAAGC GAGCCGTGTGAAGCCAGTTGAGTACAGCCAGATGTACAGTTACAGCTACAACCAGTATTACCAGCAGTACCAGAACTACTATGCCCAGTGGGGCTATGACCAGAACACAGgcagctacagctacagctacCCCCAGTATGGCTACACCCAGAGCACCATGCAG ACATATGAAGAGGTTGGGGATGATGCTCTGGAAG ACCCAGCTCCACAGCTAGATGTCACTGAAGCCAACAAGGAGTTCATGGAACAGAGCGAGGAACTGTACGATGCACTGATGGATTGTCACTGGCAACCCCTGGACACAGTGTCATCAGAGATCCCAGCTGTGATGTAG
- the Trnau1ap gene encoding tRNA selenocysteine 1-associated protein 1 isoform X4, whose product MAASLWMGDLESYMDENFISRAFATMGETVMSVKIIRNRLTGPEYSLFVGDLTPDVDDGMLYEFFVKVYPSCRGGKVVLDQTGVSKGYGFVKFTDELEQKRALTECQGAVGLGCKPVRLSVAIPKASRVKPVEYSQMYSYSYNQYYQQYQNYYAQWGYDQNTGSYSYSYPQYGYTQSTMQTYEEVGDDALEDPAPQLDVTEANKEFMEQSEELYDALMDCHWQPLDTVSSEIPAVM is encoded by the exons ATGGCCGCCAGCCTATGGATGGGAGAC CTGGAATCCTACATGGATGAGAACTTCATCTCTAGAGCCTTTGCCACCATGGGAGAGACCGTGATGAGCGTCAAAATTATCCGAAACCGCCTCACTGG cCCTGAGTACTCCCTGTTTGTGGGGGACCTGACCCCAGACGTGGACGATGGCATGCTGTATGAGTTCTTTGTCAAAGTCTACCCCTCCTGCCGGGGAGGCAAGGTGGTTTTGGACCAGACAGGCGTGTCTAA gggCTATGGTTTTGTGAAATTCACAGATGAGTTGGAACAGAAGCGAGCCTTGACGGAGTGCCAGGGAGCAGTGGGACTGGGGTGTAAACCTGTGCGGCTGAGTGTGGCCATCCCTAAAGC GAGCCGTGTGAAGCCAGTTGAGTACAGCCAGATGTACAGTTACAGCTACAACCAGTATTACCAGCAGTACCAGAACTACTATGCCCAGTGGGGCTATGACCAGAACACAGgcagctacagctacagctacCCCCAGTATGGCTACACCCAGAGCACCATGCAG ACATATGAAGAGGTTGGGGATGATGCTCTGGAAG ACCCAGCTCCACAGCTAGATGTCACTGAAGCCAACAAGGAGTTCATGGAACAGAGCGAGGAACTGTACGATGCACTGATGGATTGTCACTGGCAACCCCTGGACACAGTGTCATCAGAGATCCCAGCTGTGATGTAG
- the Rcc1 gene encoding regulator of chromosome condensation isoform X2, protein MPPKRIAKRRSPPEDAIPKSKKVKVSHRSHNTEPGLVLTLGQGDVGQLGLGESVLERKKPALVPLLQDVVQAEAGGMHTVCLSQSGQVYSFGCNDEGALGRDTSVEGSEMVPGKVELQEKVVQVSAGDSHTAALTEDGRVFLWGSFRDNNGVIGLLEPMKKSMVPVQVQLDAPVVKVASGNDHLVMLTADGDLYTLGCGEQGQLGRVPELFANRGGRQGLERLLVPRCVLLKSRGTRGRVRFQDAFCGAYFTFAISREGHVYGFGLSNYHQLGTPGTGSCFIPQNLTSFKNSTKSWVGFSGGQHHTVCMDSEGKAYSLGRAEYGRLGLGEGAEEKSIPTLISRLPVVSSVACGASVGYAVSKDGRVFAWGMGTNYQLGTGQDEDVWSPVEMTGKQLENRVVLTVSSGGQHTVLLVKDKAQS, encoded by the exons TCTCACACAGGTCCCACAACACAGAACCAGGCCTGGTGCTGACACTGGGCCAGGGCGACGTGGGCCAGCTGGGGCTGGGTGAGAGTGTGCTGGAGAGGAAGAAGCCGGCCTTGGTGCCCCTTCTGCAGGACGTGGTGCAGGCCGAGGCTGGGGGCATGCATACTGTGTGTCTGAGCCAAAGCGGCCAG GTCTACTCCTTCGGCTGCAATGACGAGGGTGCCCTGGGAAGGGACACTTCAGTCGAGGGCTCAGAAATGGTCCCTGGGAAAGTGGAACTACAAGAGAAAGTGGTGCAGGTGTCAGCGGGGGACAGTCACACAGCAGCCCTCACCGAAGATGGCCGTGTCTTCCTCTGGGGCTCTTTCCGG GACAATAATGGTGTGATCGGGCTGCTGGAGCCCATGAAGAAGAGCATGGTGCCTGTTCAAGTGCAGCTGGACGCGCCCGTGGTAAAGGTGGCCTCGG GGAACGACCATTTGGTGATGCTCACCGCTGATGGAGACCTCTACACCTTGGGATGCGGGGAGCAAGGTCAACTGGGCCGTGTACCTGAATTATTTGCCAACCGAGGTGGCCGGCAGGGCCTTG AGCGACTCCTGGTCCCCAGATGTGTGCTGCTGAAATCCAGGGGAACCCGGGGCCGGGTGCGGTTCCAGGATGCCTTCTGTGGAGCCTATTTCACATTTGCCATCTCCCGAGAGGGCCACGTGTACGGCTTTGGCCTCTCCAACTATCACCAGCTCG GAACTCCGGGCACTGGATCTTGCTTCATTCCTCAAAACTTGACATCCTTCAAGAATTCCACCAAGTCCTGGGTGGGCTTCTCTGGTGGCCAGCATCATACAGTGTGCATGGATTCAGAAG GAAAAGCGTACAGCCTGGGCCGGGCTGAGTACGGGCGGCTGGGCCTTGGGGAGGGTGCCGAGGAGAAGAGCATACCCACCCTCATTTCCCGGCTGCCGGTGGTCTCCTCAGTGGCCTGTGGGGCTTCTGTGGGGTATGCTGTGTCCAAGGATG GTCGTGTTTTTGCCTGGGGCATGGGCACCAACTACCAGCTGGGCACCGGGCAGGATGAAGATGTCTGGAGTCCCGTGGAGATGACTGGCAAACAGCTGGAGAACCGTGTGGTGCTAACTGTGTCCAGTGGCGGCCAGCACACAGTCTTACTAGTTAAGGACAAGGCACAGAGCTGA
- the Rcc1 gene encoding regulator of chromosome condensation isoform X1 produces MPPKRIAKRRSPPEDAIPKSKKVKDTRNRGPATRSCQVSHRSHNTEPGLVLTLGQGDVGQLGLGESVLERKKPALVPLLQDVVQAEAGGMHTVCLSQSGQVYSFGCNDEGALGRDTSVEGSEMVPGKVELQEKVVQVSAGDSHTAALTEDGRVFLWGSFRDNNGVIGLLEPMKKSMVPVQVQLDAPVVKVASGNDHLVMLTADGDLYTLGCGEQGQLGRVPELFANRGGRQGLERLLVPRCVLLKSRGTRGRVRFQDAFCGAYFTFAISREGHVYGFGLSNYHQLGTPGTGSCFIPQNLTSFKNSTKSWVGFSGGQHHTVCMDSEGKAYSLGRAEYGRLGLGEGAEEKSIPTLISRLPVVSSVACGASVGYAVSKDGRVFAWGMGTNYQLGTGQDEDVWSPVEMTGKQLENRVVLTVSSGGQHTVLLVKDKAQS; encoded by the exons ACACTCGTAACCGCGGTCCTGCTACTCGCTCCTGCCAAG TCTCACACAGGTCCCACAACACAGAACCAGGCCTGGTGCTGACACTGGGCCAGGGCGACGTGGGCCAGCTGGGGCTGGGTGAGAGTGTGCTGGAGAGGAAGAAGCCGGCCTTGGTGCCCCTTCTGCAGGACGTGGTGCAGGCCGAGGCTGGGGGCATGCATACTGTGTGTCTGAGCCAAAGCGGCCAG GTCTACTCCTTCGGCTGCAATGACGAGGGTGCCCTGGGAAGGGACACTTCAGTCGAGGGCTCAGAAATGGTCCCTGGGAAAGTGGAACTACAAGAGAAAGTGGTGCAGGTGTCAGCGGGGGACAGTCACACAGCAGCCCTCACCGAAGATGGCCGTGTCTTCCTCTGGGGCTCTTTCCGG GACAATAATGGTGTGATCGGGCTGCTGGAGCCCATGAAGAAGAGCATGGTGCCTGTTCAAGTGCAGCTGGACGCGCCCGTGGTAAAGGTGGCCTCGG GGAACGACCATTTGGTGATGCTCACCGCTGATGGAGACCTCTACACCTTGGGATGCGGGGAGCAAGGTCAACTGGGCCGTGTACCTGAATTATTTGCCAACCGAGGTGGCCGGCAGGGCCTTG AGCGACTCCTGGTCCCCAGATGTGTGCTGCTGAAATCCAGGGGAACCCGGGGCCGGGTGCGGTTCCAGGATGCCTTCTGTGGAGCCTATTTCACATTTGCCATCTCCCGAGAGGGCCACGTGTACGGCTTTGGCCTCTCCAACTATCACCAGCTCG GAACTCCGGGCACTGGATCTTGCTTCATTCCTCAAAACTTGACATCCTTCAAGAATTCCACCAAGTCCTGGGTGGGCTTCTCTGGTGGCCAGCATCATACAGTGTGCATGGATTCAGAAG GAAAAGCGTACAGCCTGGGCCGGGCTGAGTACGGGCGGCTGGGCCTTGGGGAGGGTGCCGAGGAGAAGAGCATACCCACCCTCATTTCCCGGCTGCCGGTGGTCTCCTCAGTGGCCTGTGGGGCTTCTGTGGGGTATGCTGTGTCCAAGGATG GTCGTGTTTTTGCCTGGGGCATGGGCACCAACTACCAGCTGGGCACCGGGCAGGATGAAGATGTCTGGAGTCCCGTGGAGATGACTGGCAAACAGCTGGAGAACCGTGTGGTGCTAACTGTGTCCAGTGGCGGCCAGCACACAGTCTTACTAGTTAAGGACAAGGCACAGAGCTGA